The DNA segment CCGCTTCCCCTGACCGAGGTCGAACGTCTCTCCATCCTGCGGGCTCTCAGGTACACCGGGGGGAAGAAGGCGCCCGCCGCCCGGCTGCTGGGGATCGATGTGAAAACGTTGACACACAAGATCCAGCGGTACAACATCCACATCTGACCAGGGAGAAATTCCCTGCCCTCCAGAAACTCCTTGCATCGCATGCGGCATTCTGGGACACGTCTATTCCCATCCGAACCCCTAGATCCCTGAAATGACAGGATCTTGAAGGGGAGTCCCATTCATCCTTAGGCCTAGAAATCTCTGGCACGGCCTTTGCCCCTCGTATTGTAGTGACTACGTGGGTGGGAGGGGTTTTTTCGCGACAGCCTTCCGCCCCAGTAGAGCTCTCCGGTTGACCCTGCAGATCCCCGGGAGGTTGCGAACCATAAGAGTCGGTGCCTGCTCAGATCAGCAGGAACCATGAACGGGATCCGGACGGGAGGAGTGGCTTGGACCAAAGGTCAGTGATGAGGAGGTTAGAAGATGGCAAAATTCCTGAAGGTGGCGACGACCAGTGAGCTAGCTCTTGGCCAGGCGAAAAAGGTGGAAGTCGACGGGAAGGCAATCGCCCTTTTCAACCTCGAGGGGAGCTATCACGCCATCGATGATGCCTGCCCTCATCGAGGTGGTCCCCTGTCTGGGGGTCCTACGGACGGAGAAGTGGTGACTTGTCCCTGGCATGGATCTAAGTTCAACGTGAAAAGTGGAGATGTCCTCACGCCGCCTGCTCGAACTGGCGTGTCGAGCTATCGTGTCCGAGTGAGCGGGTCAGATATAGAAATAGAACTGGAGATCTGAAGGTATTGTCTGCGACGATCGATCGGCGGATCTGACTGGGACGAGGGGAGAAGGGTGGGTGCGAGAATCCGCGAAAGCATCTCATCTAGGAGGTTGACTTTATAAGTGAGATTCCGGTTCGTTTGACCTGGAGCTGCGATATCAGAAGTTTCGGCGGGCGGGGTCTTTGGGGAGGGAAAATGGAGAGGCGACAGCAGCTGATGACAAGACTTCATAAGCTTGAAAAGCGGTTGGATGATCTGGAGGTTGGGTTCGGAGAGCTGGTGGAGATCTCCCTGGCTTTGGAGTCAGTGCTTGAGCTGTTGGTTGACCGGAAGGTGATTCCCCACCGGCAGCCCCGCCGTCACTTTAAGCAAGCCCTCGAGTCCTACCAGAGACGGATAGGGCAATATGCTGAAGAGGAATTTCAGAAACTTCTCGACTCGCTCTCGAATAACGAGATGGAATCATTAGACGAAGGGTCCCGCGTGCCTAGGAGGACAATCGGACGCCGACGTTAGTCGAGGCCAGAACGTGAGATGCGATACCTGTGCCAAGAAAACAGATAGTGAGGAGGGCGAGGTACCCTCGTGAATTTTTACTGCAACTCAGCCATAAAGGCATTTTTTTGCTATACCAAAGACCTCCTCGGGTAGGGTACGGCCTGAGAGGCGTTTTGTTGTTTCGAAGATGAGACCTTTCGGACCGAGATATCGGATCAAGAATCC comes from the Candidatus Methylomirabilota bacterium genome and includes:
- a CDS encoding non-heme iron oxygenase ferredoxin subunit, with protein sequence MAKFLKVATTSELALGQAKKVEVDGKAIALFNLEGSYHAIDDACPHRGGPLSGGPTDGEVVTCPWHGSKFNVKSGDVLTPPARTGVSSYRVRVSGSDIEIELEI